From a single Phorcysia thermohydrogeniphila genomic region:
- a CDS encoding YifB family Mg chelatase-like AAA ATPase, producing the protein MVSTVISYTTVGVDALEVFVEVDAGRGLPGVTIVGLPDSAVKESKERVRAAIVNSGYPFPTKKVVVNLAPADLRKEGTLYDLPIALGILATAGLLSEESLRNYIVAGELGLKGEVTKVKGVLPAAILAKERGYKGLIIPPENVEEALLIEGIEVIPVKNLVEAVAFLNGDIEIPPAKALGLNLELSYDVDMADIVGQLHAKRALEIAAAGHHNVFMVGPPGSGKTMLARRMPTIMPPMTEEEIVETSKIYSIAGLTEEVPVTRRPFRAPHSSSSDVSLIGGGCRIQKFLQLSNKYCDSTKFIATEEQLCLP; encoded by the coding sequence TTGGTATCCACCGTTATCAGCTATACAACCGTTGGCGTAGATGCCTTAGAGGTTTTCGTAGAGGTTGATGCCGGAAGGGGACTGCCGGGAGTAACAATCGTCGGCCTTCCGGACTCGGCGGTAAAGGAAAGTAAAGAGAGGGTAAGAGCGGCCATTGTAAACTCAGGCTACCCATTTCCAACGAAAAAGGTTGTGGTAAACCTTGCTCCGGCAGACTTAAGAAAGGAAGGAACTCTATACGACTTGCCTATAGCACTCGGAATACTGGCAACAGCAGGACTCCTTTCAGAAGAAAGTTTAAGGAACTACATAGTAGCTGGAGAGCTGGGTTTAAAAGGAGAAGTCACAAAGGTAAAAGGGGTTCTACCTGCCGCAATTCTTGCAAAAGAAAGAGGTTATAAAGGTTTAATAATTCCTCCTGAAAACGTTGAAGAGGCCTTACTCATAGAAGGAATAGAGGTTATACCCGTAAAGAACCTTGTAGAAGCGGTAGCTTTCCTCAATGGAGATATAGAGATACCTCCGGCCAAAGCTTTAGGCCTTAACTTAGAACTTAGCTACGACGTTGATATGGCCGATATCGTCGGTCAGCTCCACGCGAAGAGAGCTCTTGAAATCGCCGCAGCAGGCCACCACAACGTCTTTATGGTTGGCCCTCCCGGTTCAGGAAAAACTATGCTCGCAAGGAGGATGCCGACCATAATGCCCCCAATGACGGAAGAGGAAATCGTTGAAACGAGCAAGATATACAGCATAGCCGGGCTAACAGAAGAAGTTCCTGTAACAAGGCGTCCTTTTAGAGCTCCCCACAGTAGCTCTTCAGACGTCTCCCTTATCGGTGGAGGGTGTAGAATCCAAAAGTTCCTGCAACTCTCCAACAAATACTGCGACTCTACAAAATTTATTGCAACTGAGGAACAGCTATGCCTTCCTTAG
- a CDS encoding DNA double-strand break repair nuclease NurA, translating to MKYTEALKKREQILRKIEEDIQKLEEMKKRLREEVLDKLRKRKVKSQSGDEKYRTAGIDSARGIKRYIPSNFYAYVCISFREKLDTYLQEVDFDVIGFVEEEVELADRILEGLSMGAEILLAWEEVKNVDFVFMDGSVSTFIIKLNSAATAASKLEGKLSNKLKQFYEKIISAFVALLLSGKVVFVPKSTQKDDFKNFVLSKLPSSLKESFEDRIKSISDVKLAQIILEPLEYVRVPIVPHPYNLYNPYEEGTEEYYRFSELTKSLFSLANSPEVFYFKGIGEYTYRLESFVQNLPMDLIAQYTFGKTFYLTTEADRRAKDYVKTLLKASFPIEEEIR from the coding sequence ATGAAATATACGGAAGCATTGAAAAAAAGGGAGCAGATACTGAGGAAGATAGAAGAAGATATACAAAAACTTGAAGAGATGAAAAAAAGGCTTAGGGAAGAAGTTCTAGACAAATTAAGAAAAAGAAAGGTAAAAAGCCAGTCTGGTGATGAGAAATATAGAACAGCAGGGATAGATAGCGCTAGAGGGATTAAAAGGTATATACCATCAAATTTTTATGCTTATGTGTGTATCTCTTTTAGAGAAAAGCTGGATACTTACTTGCAAGAAGTAGATTTTGATGTAATAGGTTTCGTGGAAGAGGAAGTTGAACTTGCGGATAGAATATTGGAAGGTTTATCAATGGGGGCCGAGATTTTGTTAGCTTGGGAGGAAGTAAAAAATGTAGATTTTGTTTTTATGGACGGTTCTGTTTCTACATTTATAATAAAATTAAATTCTGCAGCAACAGCTGCAAGCAAATTGGAAGGGAAGTTGTCAAATAAACTAAAACAATTTTATGAGAAAATAATAAGTGCTTTCGTCGCATTATTATTATCTGGAAAGGTTGTATTTGTTCCTAAATCTACACAAAAGGACGACTTTAAAAATTTCGTTTTAAGCAAATTGCCATCCTCCTTAAAAGAGAGTTTTGAAGATAGGATAAAATCTATTTCAGATGTAAAGCTAGCCCAAATAATTCTAGAGCCTTTGGAGTATGTGAGGGTTCCTATAGTTCCACATCCGTATAATCTATATAATCCGTATGAGGAAGGTACAGAGGAATATTATCGCTTTTCAGAATTAACAAAAAGCTTGTTTAGTTTAGCCAATAGTCCAGAAGTTTTCTACTTCAAGGGCATAGGCGAGTATACATATAGATTAGAGAGCTTTGTTCAAAATCTTCCGATGGACCTAATAGCACAATACACTTTTGGAAAAACATTTTATTTAACAACCGAAGCTGATAGAAGAGCGAAGGACTATGTAAAAACTTTACTTAAGGCAAGTTTTCCTATAGAAGAGGAAATCAGGTAA
- a CDS encoding ATP-binding protein, with product MAVGQIIPPYSTSKIKVVLKKDFIFKGEPILGRYLKVNFKRRGKDCIALLRVVNLQTENRTLTNAEMAQNATQIEGVKERIQKNDVLTIDCEVLTAFERNGDSYRRVNLDTIINSLEDVEFIDENLINQVIDRIKDDVFYLGKAIDENFDIPLVFQPFYVLNEAYHILISGQTGSGKSTEAKKILVAYAKSDKQKADEYRRNNKQYRKMNFLILDPVGEFAKSFQGRDTSHFPLDLGNIWNILGKREPEIYGIDEIALDRWDMLEVLMKKEGLLKTIAIKGAENQDIAIDIIIRELKARGGLSSLKRVPVRDLFDIIEANLERIYTQSNKREEVRNLMREPHIESEFEDKWLQIADWFDTSTGKRRIDSIVRDLTRNSDKTIIIDLSRLDWENPIKFMIIYSIFSTLIRAGEDAYQENDMLNTLVVIDEAHRIAPAKLPSDAEEYKRRTREKVVTAFRETRKLGIGWMVISTRISNLDTEIWEHARVKLFGFGLSTGKDADLLKELYGKNVLEIYKQKIWDPYDLMSERVHKFMIDGPVNVISKKIPEFYEAYNNVNEFLGKNGLDILSIFTS from the coding sequence ATGGCTGTAGGACAGATTATTCCACCGTACTCAACTTCTAAGATTAAAGTAGTTTTAAAAAAGGATTTTATTTTCAAAGGAGAACCTATTCTTGGCCGGTATTTAAAAGTAAACTTTAAAAGAAGAGGAAAAGATTGTATAGCGTTGCTTAGGGTGGTTAATCTACAAACAGAAAATAGAACTCTAACAAATGCAGAAATGGCTCAAAATGCTACCCAAATAGAGGGAGTAAAGGAAAGAATACAGAAAAATGATGTTCTGACAATAGATTGTGAAGTCCTAACAGCCTTTGAAAGGAATGGAGATTCATATAGAAGAGTCAACTTAGATACAATAATAAACTCACTTGAGGATGTAGAATTTATTGATGAGAACCTAATAAACCAAGTAATAGATAGAATTAAAGACGATGTGTTTTACTTAGGAAAAGCTATAGATGAAAACTTTGACATCCCTTTGGTTTTTCAACCTTTCTATGTATTAAATGAAGCATATCACATACTTATATCAGGTCAAACAGGTTCAGGAAAATCTACAGAGGCAAAGAAAATTTTAGTAGCTTATGCAAAAAGTGACAAGCAGAAAGCAGATGAGTATAGAAGGAATAATAAACAATACAGAAAAATGAACTTTCTCATCTTAGACCCTGTTGGAGAATTTGCCAAATCTTTTCAGGGTAGAGATACAAGTCATTTTCCTTTAGATTTAGGGAATATCTGGAACATATTAGGCAAAAGAGAACCAGAAATTTATGGTATTGACGAGATAGCTCTAGATAGATGGGATATGTTGGAAGTTTTGATGAAAAAAGAAGGCTTGTTAAAAACAATAGCTATAAAAGGTGCAGAAAATCAAGATATTGCGATAGATATAATAATCCGAGAGTTAAAGGCAAGAGGAGGATTATCTTCCTTAAAAAGAGTACCTGTTAGGGATTTATTTGACATTATTGAAGCCAATTTAGAAAGGATCTATACCCAATCGAATAAAAGAGAGGAGGTCCGAAACCTGATGAGAGAACCTCATATAGAAAGTGAATTTGAAGACAAGTGGCTACAGATAGCAGATTGGTTTGATACAAGCACAGGTAAAAGAAGGATTGATAGCATAGTGAGGGACTTAACTCGGAATTCTGACAAAACAATAATTATAGATTTAAGTAGACTAGACTGGGAAAACCCAATAAAGTTTATGATTATCTATTCAATATTTTCAACACTGATAAGAGCAGGAGAAGATGCATATCAGGAAAACGACATGTTGAATACTTTAGTAGTAATAGATGAAGCTCATAGAATAGCACCTGCGAAGCTTCCATCAGATGCGGAAGAATACAAAAGAAGGACAAGAGAAAAAGTAGTAACAGCGTTTAGAGAGACAAGAAAACTTGGTATTGGTTGGATGGTTATTTCTACAAGAATTTCCAATTTAGATACAGAAATTTGGGAACACGCTCGTGTAAAATTATTCGGCTTTGGGCTGTCAACAGGTAAAGATGCCGACCTTTTAAAGGAACTGTATGGCAAAAATGTTCTTGAGATATATAAACAAAAGATATGGGACCCATATGACTTAATGAGCGAAAGAGTTCATAAATTTATGATAGACGGACCTGTAAATGTAATATCAAAGAAAATTCCAGAATTCTATGAGGCTTATAATAATGTGAACGAGTTCTTGGGAAAGAATGGACTGGATATACTATCCATTTTTACTTCTTAG
- a CDS encoding Druantia anti-phage system protein DruA — translation MIDEERKQYIARIQEELEKYGFKMDKEGNLQVVSCIRDIQYKFAKILNAQYKKYEKDVSKFFAKSLDEIDPQNIVPRLELIEKGKSDKKTLLKKKIFNFAKSFWSVPVSTGFGRRMDYILWDDNTGKVIGIFGLCDPIIGLGVRDEFIGWSRKIKEERLYNMLTAYILGAVPPYNQILGAKLVALSAISKQVIDDFYNRYGNTRTVIKNKKKLPYLVAIDTMGAFGKSAIYTRLRGWKFVGYTRGQSHFHLTLNGVYELLLEVIRKYGNEEVLKKYKFGQGPNYKLRVISEGLKILGLSKEKLTMHSIKRGYYFAPLAENWREFLLMKTNDPKFIAKPLEENFFYWKKRWLPKRLEPKK, via the coding sequence ATGATAGATGAAGAAAGGAAGCAGTATATAGCTAGAATTCAAGAAGAGCTAGAAAAGTATGGCTTTAAAATGGATAAGGAAGGGAACTTACAAGTAGTTTCCTGTATAAGGGACATACAATACAAGTTTGCTAAGATTTTAAATGCCCAGTATAAAAAATATGAAAAGGATGTTTCTAAATTTTTTGCAAAATCGTTAGATGAAATTGATCCTCAAAATATAGTGCCAAGATTGGAATTAATAGAAAAAGGAAAGTCTGATAAGAAAACTCTTCTTAAGAAGAAAATCTTTAACTTTGCAAAATCCTTTTGGAGTGTTCCTGTTTCTACCGGTTTCGGAAGAAGGATGGACTACATCCTGTGGGACGATAATACAGGAAAGGTAATAGGAATATTCGGACTCTGCGACCCGATTATTGGTCTGGGAGTAAGGGATGAATTCATAGGATGGAGTAGAAAAATAAAAGAAGAAAGACTTTATAACATGCTAACAGCATACATATTGGGAGCTGTTCCACCTTACAACCAAATTTTAGGAGCTAAACTAGTGGCTCTCTCTGCCATATCAAAACAAGTCATTGACGATTTCTACAATAGGTACGGCAATACAAGAACAGTGATAAAAAACAAGAAGAAACTTCCTTATCTAGTTGCGATTGATACCATGGGAGCTTTTGGCAAAAGTGCTATCTATACAAGATTAAGAGGATGGAAGTTCGTAGGATATACAAGAGGACAAAGCCACTTTCATCTAACTTTGAATGGAGTATACGAATTATTACTTGAGGTTATTAGGAAGTATGGAAACGAAGAAGTGTTGAAAAAATATAAGTTCGGACAAGGCCCGAATTATAAACTTAGAGTAATATCTGAGGGACTAAAAATCTTAGGGCTAAGTAAAGAAAAATTAACTATGCATTCTATAAAAAGGGGTTATTACTTTGCACCTCTCGCAGAGAATTGGCGAGAGTTCTTGTTAATGAAAACAAATGACCCTAAGTTTATTGCAAAACCATTGGAAGAAAACTTCTTTTATTGGAAAAAAAGATGGCTCCCCAAAAGACTGGAGCCTAAGAAGTAA
- a CDS encoding TniQ family protein — protein sequence MGRRLLTNLQGLTKNSLSNRKIRVHPQPFENELISSWFCRMAVKNFTIPSSFLNLYFGNYQSVFNGDFDWNREDFVKALSQRVGFKKERVWNLTLKSYEGYLFEAQKKFNSNKPFINPVGFRGGRNRRHGLRFCPYCLREEEYFRKEWRLTFSTACVKHKVFLLDRCPECGEPLTIQKWKPDKFHFHCWKCGFEFMNAKAEEVPKESKGIEAIRLLYEILKKGYFEFEDRVYYSIAYFKVLEHFTKVVYNWQKRNWGSIRIEEENIGVRLDKKKKRLYYDAPIKVQYILFTVITDILSSKENLEKFIVDNKLKKTELTRDFRDYPFWYKKFVDKYSDKGYAPTLREIEEAVKYLRKRGLKINWINLRKITGRFLDSRKRRDVNFFFDEKQIQG from the coding sequence GTGGGTAGACGATTACTAACGAACCTACAAGGATTAACGAAGAACAGTCTTAGCAACAGGAAGATAAGAGTTCACCCTCAGCCGTTTGAGAACGAACTTATCTCTTCGTGGTTCTGCAGGATGGCCGTCAAAAACTTTACCATACCGTCCAGTTTTCTCAACCTTTACTTCGGGAATTACCAATCTGTGTTTAACGGGGACTTTGACTGGAACCGAGAGGACTTCGTAAAAGCTCTTTCTCAGAGAGTAGGGTTCAAAAAGGAAAGGGTTTGGAACTTAACCTTGAAGAGCTATGAAGGATACTTATTTGAAGCCCAGAAAAAGTTTAACAGCAATAAACCTTTTATTAACCCCGTTGGATTCAGAGGCGGTAGGAACAGAAGGCACGGTCTTAGGTTCTGCCCTTACTGTTTAAGAGAAGAAGAATACTTCCGTAAAGAGTGGAGGCTAACGTTCTCTACGGCTTGTGTAAAGCATAAAGTATTTTTGCTGGACAGATGTCCGGAGTGCGGAGAGCCTCTGACCATTCAAAAGTGGAAGCCAGATAAGTTCCACTTCCACTGCTGGAAGTGCGGGTTTGAGTTCATGAATGCGAAAGCAGAAGAGGTTCCAAAAGAGTCAAAAGGAATAGAAGCTATAAGATTGCTATATGAAATTTTGAAAAAAGGATACTTTGAATTTGAAGACAGGGTCTATTACTCTATAGCTTATTTTAAAGTCCTGGAACACTTTACCAAAGTAGTTTACAACTGGCAGAAAAGGAATTGGGGTTCAATAAGAATAGAGGAAGAAAACATTGGAGTTCGGCTGGACAAGAAGAAAAAGAGACTCTATTATGATGCTCCCATTAAAGTGCAATATATTCTATTTACAGTGATAACCGACATACTTTCTTCAAAAGAGAATTTAGAAAAGTTCATAGTTGACAATAAACTAAAAAAGACCGAATTAACAAGAGATTTCAGAGATTATCCATTCTGGTATAAGAAATTTGTGGACAAGTATAGCGACAAAGGGTATGCTCCAACTCTCAGGGAAATAGAAGAGGCAGTAAAATATCTTCGTAAGAGAGGATTAAAGATAAACTGGATAAACCTAAGGAAAATTACAGGTAGATTTCTTGACAGCAGAAAAAGAAGAGATGTTAACTTTTTTTTTGATGAAAAACAAATACAGGGATAA
- a CDS encoding TniB family NTP-binding protein, with the protein MKVKLSQAEIEKHVNSLIPDARKVLKASDEERIIFAMTDRFINHSRAKKILDYMELLLKLPRKPRMDGILLYGDSGSGKTMIVRHFFEKHFPIEDEEADVDQIPVLVVETPTEPKEKLLYDRILDEIGVPYRKNEDVLEKEKNVRHYVDLLNIKMIIFDEFHNVLNGTAIQQRRVLAAVKSLTNRLRIPIVLVGTKDVLIAVETDEEVKRRFNPYHLTNWTYDKEFLRLLKTIEATLPLRQPSYMWKNEELAKYLIEKTEGILAEIIRNIKLAAREAILSGEERITLPLLKRANPFD; encoded by the coding sequence GTGAAAGTGAAGCTCTCTCAAGCAGAGATAGAAAAACACGTTAACTCACTTATACCAGACGCAAGGAAAGTTCTCAAGGCCTCCGACGAGGAAAGAATAATATTTGCAATGACGGACAGATTTATAAACCACAGCAGAGCAAAGAAAATTCTGGACTACATGGAACTGCTCCTCAAACTACCCAGAAAGCCGAGAATGGATGGAATACTCCTTTACGGAGACTCCGGCTCAGGAAAAACGATGATAGTAAGACACTTCTTTGAAAAACACTTTCCGATAGAGGACGAAGAAGCCGACGTTGACCAAATACCCGTTCTCGTAGTGGAAACTCCCACCGAACCCAAAGAAAAACTTCTCTATGACAGGATACTTGACGAGATAGGAGTTCCTTATAGGAAAAATGAGGACGTGTTGGAAAAGGAGAAAAACGTCAGGCACTACGTTGACTTGCTTAACATCAAGATGATTATCTTTGACGAGTTTCACAACGTCCTTAACGGCACAGCAATCCAACAAAGGAGAGTTCTGGCGGCAGTAAAAAGCCTTACCAACAGGTTGAGAATACCTATAGTGCTGGTAGGGACAAAAGACGTCCTCATAGCCGTAGAAACCGACGAAGAGGTTAAGAGAAGGTTTAACCCATATCACCTAACCAACTGGACTTACGACAAGGAATTTTTGAGGCTACTAAAAACGATAGAGGCGACTCTTCCCCTAAGACAGCCGTCTTACATGTGGAAGAACGAAGAACTTGCAAAGTACCTGATAGAAAAAACGGAAGGAATACTTGCGGAAATAATAAGAAACATTAAGTTAGCAGCAAGGGAGGCAATCCTTTCAGGAGAGGAAAGGATAACGCTACCTCTCCTGAAAAGAGCTAATCCTTTTGATTAG
- a CDS encoding Mu transposase C-terminal domain-containing protein codes for MVDLSTVEVTDLETGETLIVPISQLDSISTDEKPYHPIDPDSPDSKYLELARFRYEVIKPLLVPSRTKKQVEERAKEFNLNPATLYRWIKQFEESGGQLSALVPNYGRRGGKGKKRVNPEVEKLIKEVIETVYLNPYKRVSVKRAYQILLLKCRELGLTPPHINTFRNRIKELSPFMTTQKRKGKVVAQSLYGAASSSFEPERPLEVVQIDHTLLDVVVVDELTREPIGRPYLTIALDVYSRTVFGYYLSLDAPSYFSVAQTLFVGITPKDNLLEELGVEGKWEVWGIPEKIHVDNAKEFRSTYLEDFCKEYGITIDYRPSKTPHYGGHVERLFRTINEEIHNLPGTTFSNPVEKKGYDPERHACMTLLELEKWLVEFIVNYYHKRIHSETGTTPEEKYKEGILGNETSKGRGLFKLITGEEAKKLWFSLLPSARRTIQKDGVHLFGLRYYDNVLKPFIRLRKQGEKSETYTFKYDPRDMRYVYFQHPQTKEYYKIPCRETRLPKLSLWELKEYRKRLNLKRKAKEYELLEGLKKLITLEEEALEKTKRVKRKRNSKKLYDFKSYVEQKTSSDESKKEANEEKTRQLPPRTPQFDDLDDIEPFEVD; via the coding sequence GTGGTAGACCTGTCAACAGTTGAAGTAACAGACCTTGAAACTGGGGAAACTTTAATCGTCCCGATTTCTCAGCTTGATTCAATTTCAACTGACGAAAAACCCTATCACCCAATAGACCCTGACTCTCCCGACTCAAAGTACTTAGAGCTGGCAAGGTTTAGGTACGAAGTAATAAAGCCTTTATTGGTGCCAAGTAGAACCAAAAAACAGGTAGAAGAAAGAGCAAAAGAGTTCAACCTTAACCCTGCTACCCTATACCGGTGGATAAAGCAGTTTGAAGAATCTGGCGGACAGCTTTCAGCGTTAGTCCCCAACTACGGCAGAAGAGGTGGAAAAGGTAAGAAAAGAGTTAATCCTGAAGTAGAAAAACTCATAAAAGAAGTAATAGAAACGGTCTATCTCAACCCCTACAAAAGAGTTTCCGTAAAGAGAGCCTACCAGATACTCCTCTTAAAGTGCCGAGAGCTTGGGCTTACTCCTCCTCACATTAACACGTTTAGAAACCGAATTAAGGAGCTATCCCCGTTTATGACTACTCAGAAAAGAAAAGGTAAAGTCGTAGCTCAGTCGCTTTACGGAGCCGCAAGTAGCTCTTTTGAACCAGAGCGTCCCCTTGAAGTCGTCCAGATAGACCACACGCTCCTTGACGTAGTAGTAGTAGACGAGTTGACGAGAGAACCTATAGGTAGGCCATACCTAACCATAGCATTAGACGTCTATAGCAGAACAGTTTTCGGATATTACCTATCTTTGGACGCCCCAAGCTACTTTTCAGTAGCTCAAACCCTCTTCGTCGGAATTACCCCTAAAGACAACCTCTTGGAAGAACTTGGAGTGGAAGGTAAGTGGGAGGTGTGGGGAATACCAGAGAAGATACACGTTGACAACGCCAAAGAGTTTAGGAGTACCTACCTTGAAGATTTCTGCAAGGAATACGGCATAACGATAGACTACAGACCAAGTAAAACTCCTCACTATGGCGGACACGTAGAAAGACTCTTCAGAACAATTAACGAGGAAATTCACAACCTACCGGGTACGACTTTCTCCAACCCCGTAGAGAAAAAAGGCTACGACCCTGAAAGACACGCCTGCATGACCCTATTAGAACTTGAGAAGTGGCTCGTAGAGTTTATAGTTAACTACTACCACAAAAGAATTCACTCAGAAACAGGCACTACACCTGAAGAAAAGTATAAGGAAGGCATCTTAGGAAACGAAACTTCTAAAGGAAGAGGGCTTTTTAAACTCATAACCGGTGAAGAGGCGAAAAAACTCTGGTTTTCACTACTACCCTCTGCCAGGAGAACCATTCAAAAAGACGGAGTTCACTTGTTTGGACTTAGATACTACGACAACGTCCTAAAGCCATTTATAAGGCTTAGAAAACAAGGCGAAAAGAGTGAAACCTACACATTCAAGTACGACCCAAGGGACATGAGGTACGTCTACTTCCAGCACCCCCAGACTAAAGAGTACTACAAAATACCTTGTCGGGAAACCCGACTACCCAAGCTGTCTTTGTGGGAACTTAAAGAATACAGAAAACGCCTAAACCTTAAGAGAAAAGCAAAGGAATACGAACTACTTGAGGGACTTAAAAAGCTCATAACGCTGGAAGAAGAGGCATTAGAGAAAACCAAGAGAGTAAAACGCAAAAGGAACTCCAAGAAACTTTACGACTTTAAGTCCTACGTAGAACAGAAGACTTCTTCAGACGAAAGCAAAAAGGAAGCAAACGAAGAAAAAACACGCCAACTACCACCAAGAACGCCACAATTTGACGACTTAGACGATATAGAACCGTTTGAAGTTGATTAA
- a CDS encoding TnsA endonuclease N-terminal domain-containing protein gives MKPVRAIPIQTLSVGGKFSSRKNSRIVSYESQLELAFLYHLEFSPDVKAYVEQPCKVPSPSGRHYVPDFLVFFNEPLRRPLLVEVKYSSEIRKNSDKLLTKFETLEKYALKKGYDFKVFTEKDLLTPRLKNYKFLYNYLDKPLPENLYATYVENVINFVREKQPVRVIDVAKILGKGEFIPTGFYLSTVWHLIATGKLQTNLDEELTNLTYVYLKKDAKRGLPCPL, from the coding sequence ATGAAACCTGTAAGAGCTATTCCCATTCAGACACTTTCGGTAGGTGGCAAATTCTCAAGCAGGAAGAACTCCAGAATAGTAAGCTATGAGTCTCAATTGGAGTTAGCATTTCTCTACCACTTGGAGTTCTCTCCAGACGTGAAAGCTTACGTAGAACAACCATGCAAGGTTCCTTCTCCTTCTGGAAGACACTACGTCCCTGATTTCCTAGTTTTCTTTAATGAACCTCTAAGAAGACCTCTTCTCGTTGAAGTCAAGTACTCCTCAGAAATAAGGAAAAACTCTGACAAGCTTCTTACGAAGTTTGAAACTCTTGAAAAGTATGCCCTTAAAAAAGGCTACGACTTTAAAGTATTCACGGAAAAAGACCTATTAACACCAAGACTTAAAAACTACAAGTTCCTCTACAACTATCTGGATAAGCCCTTACCTGAAAACCTCTATGCTACCTACGTGGAAAACGTAATTAACTTCGTGAGAGAAAAACAACCCGTAAGGGTTATTGACGTGGCCAAGATACTCGGCAAAGGAGAGTTCATACCAACAGGCTTCTACCTTTCAACCGTATGGCATCTAATAGCCACGGGTAAACTTCAAACTAACCTTGACGAAGAACTAACGAATCTCACCTACGTTTACTTGAAAAAGGACGCTAAAAGAGGCCTACCGTGTCCCCTATAG
- a CDS encoding ATP-binding protein, protein MFYRGTNVKPGEVSLAHNGVLFLDEMPEFKRTALEALRQPLEDGFVTISRASGSFTFPARFSLIGAANPCPCGYYGFSDGVHHCTCSPHQIKKYMGKISGPIFDRIDIYISVPAVKPEELKSKSSGEPSEKIRERVIRVHEIQKRRFKGRKVRFNSQMGRREIKEFCRMSEEAEEMLVKAVRAFGLSTRAYTRVIKLSRTIADLDGSDVIQTKHIAEALSYREQALK, encoded by the coding sequence GTGTTCTACAGAGGGACGAACGTAAAGCCGGGAGAAGTTAGCCTTGCCCACAACGGAGTTCTATTCTTAGACGAAATGCCAGAGTTTAAACGGACAGCACTTGAAGCCCTAAGACAACCCTTAGAGGACGGTTTCGTAACGATTTCAAGAGCCTCTGGAAGCTTTACCTTTCCTGCCCGATTTTCCCTCATAGGAGCAGCAAACCCCTGTCCCTGTGGGTACTACGGATTCTCAGACGGAGTCCACCACTGCACCTGTTCCCCTCACCAGATAAAAAAGTACATGGGAAAAATCTCCGGCCCCATCTTTGACAGGATAGATATCTACATATCTGTTCCAGCCGTTAAACCAGAAGAGCTAAAGAGTAAGTCTTCAGGAGAACCCTCAGAAAAGATAAGGGAAAGGGTCATAAGGGTTCACGAAATTCAGAAGAGGAGGTTTAAAGGAAGAAAGGTTCGTTTTAACAGCCAGATGGGAAGGAGGGAGATAAAGGAATTCTGCAGGATGTCGGAAGAGGCAGAAGAAATGCTGGTCAAAGCTGTAAGAGCTTTCGGCCTTTCCACAAGGGCTTACACGAGGGTTATCAAACTCTCAAGAACCATTGCCGACCTTGACGGAAGTGACGTTATACAAACTAAACATATAGCAGAAGCACTCAGCTACAGGGAACAAGCTCTAAAATGA
- a CDS encoding prepilin-type N-terminal cleavage/methylation domain-containing protein: MKQATQMSRSGFTLVELLIVIAIIAILAAIAVPQFAKYKERAYVAAMNSDAHNIIAAEEAYYSQYDKYATGGDTSFNSSKGTLTISNGTTTVTTLNLSKNVVLLDYDDLTAATQIEAVTCPDGSPGYKFALGHNNIKASDGTYKRGVKFNSCTDKAPVEWTQ, encoded by the coding sequence ATGAAACAAGCAACCCAAATGTCAAGGAGCGGTTTCACTCTGGTGGAGCTCCTAATCGTCATCGCAATCATTGCAATCTTAGCAGCGATTGCAGTGCCCCAGTTTGCCAAGTACAAGGAAAGGGCCTACGTTGCCGCTATGAACTCTGACGCCCACAACATCATAGCTGCAGAGGAAGCTTACTACTCCCAGTACGACAAGTACGCCACAGGAGGTGATACTAGCTTTAACTCTTCAAAGGGAACACTAACAATCTCTAACGGCACTACAACAGTAACTACTCTAAATCTCAGCAAGAATGTTGTGCTTCTTGACTACGATGATTTAACAGCAGCAACCCAAATTGAAGCCGTTACCTGCCCTGATGGTTCTCCCGGTTACAAGTTTGCCCTTGGCCACAACAACATAAAAGCTTCTGACGGAACTTACAAGAGAGGAGTTAAGTTTAACTCCTGCACAGACAAAGCTCCTGTTGAGTGGACTCAGTAA